From a region of the Drosophila virilis strain 15010-1051.87 chromosome 3, Dvir_AGI_RSII-ME, whole genome shotgun sequence genome:
- the LOC6624174 gene encoding RNA guanine-N7 methyltransferase activating subunit, producing the protein MVDPNRKINRLSDRDVKFLDECESEFASRYTTDDAEFMAHCSKPEPEPPLVDNWMSGGGGGGGGSGGGADDGYTSPFNNRYNGGQRRGGGDRGWQRRGGGYNNHNSNNERGFRDQRRNRYEARGGGGGGGGGDRTLERSYQHRSRNESPQGGSPMHVRRDYGNFVPASKD; encoded by the exons ATGGTTGATCCGAATCGCAAAATAAACCGACTCTCGGACAGAGATGTTAAATTTTTGGATGAATGCGAATCGGAATTTGCATCACGCTACACAACAGACGATGCCGAATTTATGGCACATTGTTCTAAGCCAGAGCCGGAGCCGCCGCTGGTTGATAATTGGATGagcggcggtggtggcggtggAGGAGGCAGTGGTGGAGGTGCTGATGATGGCTATACAAGTCCTTTTAATAATCGTTACAATGGCGGACAGCGCAGAGGAGGCGGCGATCGTGGCTGGCAAAGACGCGGTGGCGGTTACAATAATCACAACAGCAATAACGAACGCGGCTTCAGAG ATCAACGCCGCAATAGATATGAGGCTcgtggtggtggcggcggcggcgggggAGGAGACAGGACTTTAGAACGTTCTTATCAGCACAGGAGCCGCAATGAGTCACCGCAGGGCGGTTCGCCTATGCACGTCAGGCGCGACTATGGCAACTTTGTGCCGGCATCCAAAGATTAG